The DNA sequence CCCGACGCGCCCACCCCGGCCGCGGTGTCCATCTCCGGGCCCGCGGTGCGGGTGACCGACACGTTCGGCGAACGGGCGGTCCCGGTGCTGCAGGAGGTCGCCGCCCGCATCACGGCCGAGCTGCTCGGGACCCACTGACCGCCCCGCTCAGCAGAAGCCGGTCACGCTCGCCCAGGCGCGCGGCTCCGGGGCGACGTCGGTGCGGCGCACCTCGGCCTCGATGAGCCCGTACGGCCGGTCCGCCGCGTAGAAGACCTCGCCGGGGTTGTCCAGGCCGAAGGGCTCCAGGTCCACGAGGAAGTGGTGGAGGTTCGGCATGGAGAAGCGGATCTCCCCGATCTCGCCGTGCTCGGCCAGCACCCGCTCGCCCATCCGGTACAGCGTCTGCTGGAGGGCGAGGGAGTGGACGTCGGCGAAGGTCTCGAGCATGATCCGGCGGACGTCGGCGAAGACCGCGTCGTAGTCGACCTCACCGAGGTAGCGCCAGCGTGCCGTCACCGACGTCGCGAGGATCCGGTCGGTCGTCTCGGGCAGCGTCGTGTAACGGTCCTTCGGGAACCCGTGGAACTCCGACCCGGTGGACTTCAGCACCGCCAGGTCCTCCAGCCCCGCCACGACGAAGACGTCGTCGCCGTCGCGCTGGACGACGGCGGTGCGGGTCTCGGTGCCGCCCCGGACGAAGGCGTGGTCGTGCGTGCCGTCGGTGACGTGGGACGTCAGGGCGCTCGGGATGCGGTCCCAGGTGTACTGCTGGACCGCCCACCGCCCGCCGGTCACCCAGTCGAAGGACGACGTGAAGTGCTCGGCCAGGCGCAGGGCGAACGCCTCGGGCGCGCCCACGCCGTCGCGGGCGAGGGCGAACACGGTGTTCTTCTGGGTGTCGGTCGGGACGACCGGGGCGTTGTCACCCTCGGTGTGGGCGACCGTGAACTCCCCGCGCAGCTGGGACGTGACCGACAGGTCCGTGATGCGGTGCCGCTCGGTGTCGCGGTCGATGCGCACCAGCCGCACCTCGGCCTTGCCGTACTGGTTCTCGCCCAGCGCGATCGTGGGCGTCGCCGTGCTCTCGGTCATGCTCGCTCCTCGGTGGTCCGGTCTCGGGCGGCGCTCAGCTGCCGCGGTAGGTGGTGTACGCGAACGGGCTCAGCAGGAGCGGGACGTGGTAGTGGTCCCGCCCCTCCTCGACCCGGAAGTCGACGGTGACCTGCGGGTAGAAGGTCTCGGTACCCCGGGCGGCGAAGTACCGCCCCGTGGCCAGGACCAGACGGTAGGTCCCCGGCTCCAGCCGGGCGGGCCCGAGCTCGTGGCAGCGCCCGTCGGCGTCGGTCACGGCGGCGGCCACCTCGGTGGTGCCGGCGCCGTCGTGACGGGCCAGGGACACCGCGACGCCCGCAGCGGGCACGCCGGCGACGGCGTCGAGGACGTGGGTCGTGACGTGCGAGGTCACGACAGCTCTCCCTCGAGCCTGAGGACGGCGATCTCGCGCAGCTGCTCGGCGGCCACCCGACGCTCCGTGGCAGGGTCGTTGCCCAGGCGCTCCTCGAGCGCCGCGAGGATCTCCGCGGCGTCCCGGCCGGCCGCCCGGATGAGGAAGACGTGGCCGAACCGGTCCTCGTACCTCCGGTTGCCCTCCTCGAGCCGCCGCGCGCTCTCCGGGTCCACGCCGACGCCGGCCTGCTCGCGCCGGGAGTGCTCCGCGTCGCGCCCGACCGTGGTCGGGCGCTGCCCGATGCGCGGGTGCCGGGCCAGGGCGGCGCCGACCTCGTCGTCGGTGAACGGCACCGCCGATCCGCGTGCGCGCTCGAGGGCGGCGGCGACGTCGGGGTACGGTCGCCCCGCAGCCACGTCCCGCGCCCACCGGGGCACCGCCGCACAGCTCATCGCGGTGGCGAGCGCGTCCTCCGGCGAGGCGCCGTTGAACCGCGCGAGACCGTCGGGCAGGTCGACCATTCCGTCCCCACTTCCGTCTGCCGGAACGTAAGTTCCGTGGCATGAATCCAAGCGTGTCGGCCCACCGCTGTCAAGGCCGCGCGGGCGGGAAATCGCCGAGAATGTCCGTCGAGGGAAACCCGGCGGTGCGCCACCGCGGCCGGCGGCGGGCTGTTCCATTTCGCCTCCCTTCAGGGGATCTCCGCAGGTCAGGCGGTCGGATGGCCGTTCGCGGGAGAAGGGGCCCCCACGCCTCGGGAGGGGACGAGCAGGGAATTTACGGCGGACCGGGACTTTCGCCCCAAGAATCGGACATTGCGCCCTGCCACGATTCATGTCAAGAGCCACCACACGGCTCACCCGCTGCTCACAAGGAGAGCAACCATGGCAACTGCAACCCCGAACCGTACCGCCGCAGGGACGACGATGTTCCAGGAGGAGATCGTCACCTCCTCGGCCGTCCGCAAGACCCTCGCCGTCGGCCGCATCATCATCGGCTGGACCTTCCTCTGGGCCTTCGTCGACAAGCTGTTCGGCCTGGGCTTCGCGACACCGTCCGAGCGCGCCTGGATCAACGGCGGCAGCCCCGCCCAGGGGTACATGTCGGGCATCGAGGGCCCGTTCGCCGGCCTCTTCCAGGTCTTCGCCAACCCGGTCGGCGACTTCCTCTTCATGTTCGGCCTCGCCGGGATCGGCATCGCGATGGTCGTCGGCGCAGGTCTGAAGATCGCTGCGGTCGGCGGCTCACTCCTGCTGTTCTTCATGTACCTGTCCCAGTTCCCCGCCGCTCTCGGCGGCACCAACCCGATCACCACATCCCACTGGCTCGAGGCTGCGGCTCTGGTCATCTCCGCGGTCACGCTCTCCGGTGACACCTGGGGCCTGGGCAAGTGGTGGGCCGGCAAGGTCGGCAACGGCTGGCTCCGCTGACACTCGCGACGTCCTGAACGCCAGCGGGGCCCCGGTCCTCACGACCGGGGCCCCGCTCCGTTCTCGTCGCGCGACGGCGCCGCGCGGCGAAGGCTCAGCCGATGCGCGCCATGAGGATCTCGCGGACCCGGCCGGCGTCGGCCTGGCCGCGGGTGCTCTTCATGACGGCGCCGACGATCGCGCCCGCGGCCTGGACCTTGCCGCCGCGGATCTTCTGCACGACGTCGGGGTTGGCGGCGATGGCCTCGTCCACGGCCGCCTCGAGCGCGCCGTCGTCGGAGACGACCTCGAGCCCGCGGGCCACGACGACATCCTCCGGCGAACCCTCACCGGCGAGGACGCCCTCGAGGACCTGCCGCGCGAGCTTGTCGTTGATGCGGCCGGCCTCGACCAGGGCGGCCAGCGCGGCGACCTGGCCCGGGGTGACGGCCAGCTCCTCGAGGGTGACCCCGTCGTTCTTGGCGGTGCGGGACAGCTCGCCCATCCACCACTTGCGGGCCGCAGCCGGGCTCGCCCCCGCGGTCACGGTGGCCTCGACGAGGTCCCCGGCGCCGGCGTTGACGAGGTCGCGCATCTCCGCGTCGGTGAAGCCCCACTCCGCCTGGAGGCGCCGACGGCGCACGGCGGGCATCTCGGGCAGCGAGGCCCGGATCTCCTCGACCCACTCCCGGGGCGGGGCCAGCGGCACGAGGTCCGGCTCGGGGAAGTACCGGTAGTCCTCGGCATCGGACTTGACCCTGCCGGGTGAGGTGGTGCCCGAGTCCTCGTGCCAGTGCCGGGTCTCCTGGACCACGCTCTGCCCGGCGTCGAGCACGGCGGCCTGGCGCGAGATCTCGTGGCGCACGGCGCGCTCGACGGAGCGGAAGGAGTTGACGTTCTTGGTCTCCGTCCGGGTGCCGAGCGGGGCGTCCGGGCTCGGGCGCAGGGAGACGTTGACGTCGGCCCGGACGTTGCCGCGCTCCATGCGCGCCTCCGAGACGCCCAGGGCGCGGAAGATGTCGCGCAGCGTGGCGACGTAGGCCCGGGCCACCTCCGGCGCACGCCGGCCGGCCCCCTCGATCGGCCGGGTGACGATCTCCACCAGGGGGATGCCCGCACGGTTGTAGTCCACGAGGGAGTACTCCGCCCCGTGGATGCGTCCGGTGGACCCGCCGACGTGGGTGTTCTTCCCGGCGTCCTCCTCCATGTGGGCGCGCTCGATCTCCACCCGGAAGACCGTGCCGTCCTCGAGCTCGACGTCGAGGTGACCGTCGGCGGCGATGGGCTCGTCGTACTGGGAGGTCTGGAAGTTCTTCGGCACGTCGGGGTAGAAGTAGTTCTTCCGGGCGAAGCGGCACGTCTCGGCGATCCGGCAGTTCAGGGCCAGACCGATACGTACCGCGTACTCCACCGCCTTGCCGTTGACGACCGGCAGGGCGCCCGGCAGGCCGAGCGAGACCGGGGTGACGGCGGTGTTCGGCTCCGCGCCGAAGGTCTGCGGGGCGCCGTCGAACATCTTCGAGGCCGTGCCGAGCTCGACGTGGACCTCGATCCCCAGCACCGGGTCGTAGCGGTCGAGTGCCTCGTCGAGGTCCACCAGCGCCGCGCTCATCGGGCCACCTCCAGCTCCGGGGCACGGCCGAGGATCGGCCCGCCCCACCTCTCCTCCAGCAGGCGCTCGAGCGCGCCCCCCACCCGGTAGAGCCGGGCGTCCTCACGCGCCGGGGCGAGGATCTGGAACCCGACGGGCAGGCCGTCGTCGCTCAGGCCGGCGGGCAGGGACATGCCGGGGATCCCGGCAAGGTTCGCCGGGATGGTCGCGACGTCGTTGAGATACATGGCGAGCGGGTCGTCGAGCTTCTCCCCCAGCCGGAACGCCGTCGTCGGCGTGGTCGGCGAGACGAGGACGTCGGCCTGGTCGAACGCCGCCGCGAAGTCGCGCTGGATGAGGGTGCGCACCTTCTGCGCGGAGCCGTAGTAGGCGTCGAAGTAGCCCGCGGACAGCGCGTGCGTGCCGAGGATGACGCGGCGCTTGACCTCGTCGCCGAACCCGGCGCCGCGGGTGGCGGCCATGACGCGCTCGGCGGTGGCCGGGCCGTCGGCCGGCTCGACCCGCAGCCCGAAGCGCATACCGTCGAACTTGGCGAGGTTCGACGAGCACTCGGCCGGCAGGATGAGGTAGTAGGCGGCCAGGGCGTAGTCGAAGCTCGGGCAGGAGACCTCCACGACCTCCGCGCCGGCCTGCTCGAGCAGGGCGACGGCCTCCTCGAACCGGGCGCGCACGCCCTCCTGGTAGCCCTCCCCGCCGAGCTCGCGCACGATGCCCACGCGCACGCCGGCGAGGTCACCGTCGCGGGCGGCGTCGGCGTAGCCGCGCGCCTGGCCCGGCAGGGAGGTCGAGTCCAGCGGGTCGTGCCCGCCGATGACCTCGTGCAGCAGGGCCGAGTCCAGCACGGTGCGCGAGACGGGCCCGGCCTGGTCCAGGGAGGAGGCCAGCGCGATGAGCCCGTAGCGCGAGACGGAGCCGTAGGTGGGCTTGACCCCGACCGTGCCGGTGACCGCGGCCGGCTGACGGATGGACCCGCCCGTGTCGGTGCCGATGGCCAGCGGCGCCTCGTAGGCCGCGACCGCGGCCGCGGAGCCGCCGCCGGAGCCGCCCGGGATCCGGTCGAGGTCCCACGGGTTGTGCGTGTTGCCGTAGGCGGAGTGCTCCGTCGAGGAGCCCATGGCGAACTCGTCGAGGTTCGTCTTGCCGAGGATCGGCATGCCGGCGGCGCGCAGGCGGGTGACGACGGTGGCGTCGTAGGGCGGGACCCAGCCCTGGAGGATCTTCGAGCCGGCGGTGGTCACCTGCCCCTGGGTGACGACGATGTCCTTGACCGCGATCGGCACACCCGCGAGGGCGTGCAGCTCCTCCCCGGCGGCGCGACGGGCATCGACGTCCGCGGCCGTGGCCAGCGCCTCGTCGGTGTTGACGTGGAGGAAGGCGTGGACGGCGCCGTCGACGGCGGCCGTGCGGTCCAGGTGGGCGCGCGTGACCTCGACGCTGGAGACGTCGCCGTCACGCAGGAGGGCGGCCAGCTCGGCCGCCGTCCGGCGCGTGAGGTCGGCGCTCATGCGTCCTCGCCGAGGATCTGCGGGACGGCGAACATCCCGTCCTGCGCGGCGGGCGCCGCCGCCATGACGGCGTCGCGGTCGAGGGTGGCGACCACGACGTCCTCGCGCATGACGTTCGTCAGCGGGATCGGGTGGGAGGTGGCGGGCACCTCGGGCGTGGCGACCTCGCTGACCCGGGCCACCGCGGTGGCGATGACGTCGAGCTCGCCGGCGAGGCGGTCGACCTCCTCGGGCGTCAGCTCGATGCGGGCGAGGGCCGCGACGCGCGCGACCTCGTCGGAAGAGATGGTGGACATGCCCGCGAGTCTAGACGCCGGGCCGGGGTCGGCTCAGCCGGCGGCGCGGCCCACGAGGTCCAGGACGGCGAGCGCGTAGGCGTCGGCCGCCTCGGGCGCCCGGTGCTCGACCTCGACCTCCCGCGAGCCCTCCGGCACCACGGTGGTGACGACGTAGAGGTCCTCGCGCCGCAGCGAGCGGAACGTCCCGCCGAGGAGCTCGCGGAGCTGGTCCTCCCGGGGCAGCCAGAGGGTGCGCTCGATCATCACCGAGTCCAGGGCCCACTCCGTCGTGCCGTTGAACGCCAGGACCGTGCCGGTGGCGTACCGGCGCGCCTCGATCGTCATCTCGGAGAGGGTGAAGACCTCCCCCGCGAGCTCGGGGGCGTCGACGAGGAAGCGGTCCCCCGACGCCGGCCGCCAGCGCACGCCCGCCGCCCGCAGGCGCCGGGCCAGGTCGGTGGAGATCGTCGTCGTGGTGGTGGTCATCGCTCCAGTATCGCCCGAGCCGGGCCTGCGCGCCCCGGGACGGCGGCCCCCGGGACGGCGGGGGCCACCACCGATAGGTTGGCGCCATGACGCTCACCCAGCGCCTCGGCCACGCCCTGCTGACCCGGCCCCACCTGACCGTGCGCCACGTGTGGCGGGCGGCCCGCCTCTACGTCGCGGCCACCGCCGCCGCGCAGACGGCCGCGGTCGTGACGGTCCTGGCCGTGGACCGGGTACGCAAGCACCGCGAGCCGCCGACCGGGGAGTTCCCCCACAAGGAGCCGGCCGAGGTCGAGGTCGCGGACTCCCGCGTGCGCACGTTCACCTACGGCGCCGACCTCTACGAGGACATGCTGGCCTCGATCCACGGGGCCCGGGACACGATCTACTTCGAGACCTTCATCTGGAAGTCCGACACGGTCGGCCAGACCTTCAAGGACGCCCTCGTCGCGGCCGCCCGGCGCGGGGTGACCGTCTACGTCGTCTACGACAGCTGGGGCAACCTCGTCGTCCCCCCGGCCTTCAAGCGCTTCCCGGACCTGCCGGGGCTGCACGTGCTGCGCTTCCCCCTGTTCCGCCCGGGCCTGGTCACGTTCAACCTCCGCAAGACGGGCCGCGACCACCGCAAGGTCCTCGTCGTCGACGGCCGCGTCGGCTACGTGGGCGGGTACAACATCGGCGACCTCTACGCCACGCAGTGGCGCGACACCCACGTGCGGGTCGAGGGCCCGTCCGCGTGGGAGCTGGAGAACGCGTTCGTCGACTTCTGGAACGACCACCGCCGCAAGCACCACCCGCTCATCCCCGACCGGGGCGCCCGGTCCTGGGACGCCCGGATCCGTGCGGCGCAGAACTCCCCCAACCGGCTCATCTTCCCCGTCCGGGGGATCTACCTCGAGGCGATGGACCGGGCCCAGCACCGGATCTACATCACCCAGGGCTACTTCATCCCCGACCGGGAGATCCTCGCCGGTCTGGTGGCCGCCGCCCGCCGCGGGGTGGACGTGCGGGTGCTCATCCCGGAGTACTCCAACCACATCCTCGCCGACTGGGCCGCCCGGACCTACTACTCCCGCCTCCTGGAGGCGGGGGTGAGCATCTGGCTCTTCCAGGGAGCGATGGTCCACGCCAAGACGATGACGGTCGACGGGCGCTGGACCACGGTCGGGACGACGAACATCGACCGCATGTCGATGACCGGGAACTTCGAGATCAACCTCGAGCTCCACGACGACGACCTCGCCGCCGAGATGGAGCGGATCTTCGAGGTGGACATGACCAACGCGCGCCGGCTCACCGTCGAGGAGTGGGAGGCCCGCGGACGCGTCAGCCGGGTGCTCGAGCGGATCCTCAAGCCGCTGGGGCCGCTCCTGTGACGGTCGCGGGGACACCCGTGGTCGCGTGATGGCGGCGCCGGCGGCTCAGACCCGCTGCTCGTAGAACCACATCACCGCGGCCGGGTCCCACGCGCCGATGTAGTCGCGCGCCGGCACGCGCCGGTACCCCACCCGCTCGTAGAGCCGGTGCGGGGTGCCCGGGCCGGCCACGGAGAGCACGGAGAGGACCAGCGCGGGATAGCCCTGCTCGCGGGTCCACTCCGCCGCGCCGCGCAGGAGCGCCTCGGCGACGCCGCGCCGCTGCGCGGCCGGGTCGACCGCGAGCATCCGCACCTCGAGCTCGTCCCCCGCGGCGATGTCGGCGTAGCCGCTGCCGGGCGGCGCCAGCGTGACGGTGCCGAGGACGCGGCTGCCCTCCCGCGCGACGAGGACCACGGTCTCGGCTGCGCGGTGGGCCACGTCGCGCAGCGTGGCCGCGTAACCGCCGTCGTCGTGCGCCAGGATCGCCGCGGCCCGGTAGGCGTCCACGCACAGCTCGCCCACGCGGGCGTGCTCCTCGGGCCGGACGAGGTCGACGGCCAGGCGCGCGGTGCGGGTCACAGCCTCATTATCGCCGGACGTCAGGCCTGCGGGACGACGCCCTCCACCGCTGCCGGACCGCCCTGCAGGAGGCTGACGAAGCCCGCCTCGTCGAGGACGGGCCGCCCCAGGGCGCGCGCCTTGTCCTCCTTGGTCCCGGCGTTCTCCCCCACGACGACGAAGTCGGTCTTCTTCGACACCGACCCGGCAGCCTTGCCGCCCCGGGCGATGATGGCCTCCTTCGCCGAGTCGCGGCTGAAGCCCTCGAGCGAGCCGGTCACCACGACGGTGAGCCCCGCCAGGGTGCGCTCGACCGTGGTGTCGCGCTCGTCCGCCATCCGCACGCCGGCGGCGCGCCACCGCTGGACGATGTCGAGGTGCCAGTCCTCCTCGAACCAGGCCTTGAGGGCCGCGGCGATGACGGGACCGACGCCGTCGACGGCGGCGAGCTCGTCCTCGGTCGCGGCGCGGATCGCCTCGAGCGAGCCGTACTCGGTGGCGACGGCCCGGGCGGCCGTGGGTCCGACGTGCCGGATGGACAGCGCGACGAGCACCCGCCACAGGGGCTTGTCCTTGGCCTTGTCGAGCTCGGCGACCATCCGTTCCGTGGTGGCCGTCGGCTTCGAGGGGCGGGCCAGCGTGCCGTCGCGCTTGTAGGTCGGTGCCGTCCAGAAGAACAGCCGCTGCTCCCAGCGGCCCGTGCCGACGCCCGCCTTCTTGATCTCGCGCCACACGCGCACGTCGGAGAGGGCGTCGGGGGTGAGGTCGAAGAGCCCCGCCTCCGTCGTGAGGACCGGCTGCTGACGCCCGGGAAGGCGGGCGTCCGCCGCGGCGAGGTCGTCGGGGGTGGGCACCGGTCCGTGCCCGGCCTCGACGGCGAGCGCGAGGGCAGCCTCCTCGCGACCCGCCTCGGGGTCGGTCAGGGCCAGCGCGGCCTCGCCGCCGAGCGCCTCGATGTCCAGCGCCCCGCGCCCGGCGATGTGGGCGACCCGCTCGGTGAGCTGGGCGGGGCACGAGCGGGCGTTGGGGCAGCGCAGGTCGACGTCGCCTTCCTTCGCCGGAGCCAGCGGCGTGCCGCAGGAGGGGCACCGCTCGGGCATGACGAACTCCCGCTCGCTGCCGTCGCGCAGGTCGACGACGGGGGCGACGATCTCGGGGATGACGTCACCGGCCTTGCGCAGGACCACCGTGTCACCGATGAGCACGCCCTTGCGACGCACCTCGTTGGCGTTGTGGAGGGTGGCCATCGCCACGGTCGAGCCTGCCACGAGCACCGGCTCCATGACGCCGTAGGGCGTCACCCGGCCGGTGCGGCCCACGTGCACCCGGATGTCCAGCAGCCGGGTGTTGACCTCCTCCGGCGGGTACTTGTACGCCGCGGCCCAGCGGGGCGCCCGCGACGTGGCGCCCAGGCGGCGCTGCAGCGCGAAGTCGTCGACCTTGACGACGATGCCGTCGATCTCGTGCTCGACGTCGTGCCGGTGCTCACCGAAGTAGGCGATCATCTCCTCGACGCCGGCCTCGCTGTCCACGACCCGCGTGCGGTCCGAGACCGGCACCCCCCACGAGCGCAGCGTCTCGTACAGCGCGGACTGCGTGGCCGGGGCGGCCGCACCCACCGGTCCCCAGTCGACGGCGCCGATGCCGTGGGCGACCATCGCCAGGCGGCGCGAGGCGGTGACGCGCGGGTCCTTCTGCCGCAGGGAGCCGGCCGCGGAGTTGCGGGGGTTGGCGAACGGGGCCCTGCCCGCCTCCACCAGCGAGGCGTTGAGGGCCTCGAACGCCTCCACCGGGAAGTAGACCTCGCCGCGGATCTCGATGCTCGCCGGGTGGGGCCCACCGGCGAGCTGGTGCGGGACGCCCACCACGGTGCGCACGTTGAGGGTGACGTCCTCGCCGGTGCGCCCGTCCCCGCGGGTCGCGCCCCGCACCAGGCGGCCGTCCTCGTAGGTCAGGCTCACCGCCAGCCCGTCGACCTTGAGCTCGCACGTCATCACGACGTCGCTGCGCCCGGCCTCGGCGTGCACCCGCGCCGCCCACTCGCGCAGCTCCTCGAGCGAGAAGACGTCGTCCAGGCTCATCATCTGCTGCCGGTGCTCGACGGTGGCGAAGTCGGTGGAGAACGTCCCGCCGACCCGCTGGGTCGGCGACTCGGGGACCCTCAGGTCCGGGTGCTCGGCCTCGAGCGCCTCGAGGTCGCGCAGGAGACGGTCGTACTCCGCGTCGGAGAGGGTGGGCGCGTCCCGCACGTAGTACGCGAACTGGGCGGCCTCGACCTGCTCGGCGAGGTGCTGCCACCGCTGCCGCGCCTCGGCCCGGGCGGCCGCAGGCACGGCGGCCGCAGGCACGCCGGCGGGAACCTCGTCGTCGTCAGGGCTCTGGTCGCTCACGGTGGACATCATGGCTCAGGCCCCCGACATCCGCCCGGGAGGTCGGCCGGGGCGGCTCAGCCCTGGACCGGTCCGGAGGCCTGCAGGACCGAGAGGAACGGTTCGAGAAACTCCTCGAGGAAGCGCGCCGAGGAGTCGTACCCGAACAGCGGCTCGGTGGGATCGAGCGCGACGCCGACGGCCTCGCGCAGACCCACCGCCATCTCGGCGGTGCCCTCGCCGGCGTCCTCGGCCATGCCATCCTCCTCGACCAGGTGTGCCCATCATGCCGCACCCCCGGCGCCAGGAGCCCCACGTCCCGCCCCGGCCGTCCACAGGCGCCGGCGGCGGGCGCCGGTCCCCAGCGGGCCGACCGGGGCCGCGGTCGGCGGACGAGGGTGACGCCATGACCACGCAGGCCCTCGTGTCCGGACCGGCCCGGGCACCGCGCCGGCCCCCGGCCGAGCCGCCCGCGGTGCTGCGCTGCGCATGGCACCTGGCGGTCCTCACCGGTCCGGGCGCGGGCAGGTGCCTGGGGCTCGAGCCGGGCACGGCGCTCGTGGGCCGCACCGACGTCCTCGGCGACCCGCTGGTCTCGGCCCGGCACCTGGAGGTGCGGCTGCGGCGGGGCCGGGTCGAGGCCAGGGACGCCGGCTCGGCGAACGGCACGCGCCTGCGGCGGGCCGCACTCCGGTGGCCGGGGACGTCGCTGCGCCCGCCGTGGGGGCGGGCGCGTCGCCCCTGGGCGGCCCGGCACGGCCGACCGGGCCGTGGTCGCCGGCTGGGCACGCGGTGGCGCGCGCTGAGCGAGGGGGACGTGCTCGAGATCGGGTCCACCCACCTCCAGCTGCGACCACGCCCCGTCGAGGCGGCTCGCCCCGCCTCCGACGGGGCGGACCGGAGGGCACGGTCCGGTCGGGACACCGGCCGGCTCCTCCTGCCCGGCCTCATGGCGGTCACGACCGTCCCGATGGTCATCTCCTCCTCGGCCGGTCCGTGGCGCTGGCTGCTGCTCCTGGTGCCGGTCGCGCTGCTGTGGTCGGCGGTACGCGCAGGACGCGGCAGCGAGCCGCCCGGGCCCCTGCCGGACCCCGGCGCCGTGCTCCTCCTCGCCGGCGCCGGCCCGGGCACGACGGACGTGAGCGGGCGCCCGGCGCAGCTGGACGTCTCGGTGGATCCCGGCGGGGCGCGCCGGCCACGGCGGGGCCCCGCCCCGCTCGACCTGACGGGTGGCCCCGTGGCCCTGGTCGGACCACCGGCGGTCGTCGAGGCCGTCGCCGGCTGGCTGGTGTGCCAGCTCGCCGCCCACCACCGGCCCGGCGAGCTGGCCCTGGACCTGCCGGCGTCATGGCGGTGGGCGTCCCGGCTGCCCCACCGCACGGCCGCTGCGGGGCCGAGTGGCGGCTCGGCCGGCCCCGAGGAGGGCACCGCACGTCTGCGCGTGGCCGTCGCCCGGCCCGATCTCGTCGCCGCGCCGGGTCTGGTCCTGGCCGCGGACGTCGCCGCCATCCCCCCGTGGTGCTCGCGGGTGGTCCACCTGCCCCGCACGCCACCGGGCCTGCCGGGCCCGAGCTGGTGCGTCGCGGTGGCCGCCGCCCTGACCGGCGGCCCGCGGGCGGCCGCCCCGCCGCGGGTCGCGCTCCTCGCCGACCTCCTCGGGCTCGGGGCGGGAGGCCCGGACGTCGTCGCCACGGCCGATCGGCTGGCCGCGGCCTGGGACCGCGGCCTCCCGGGCCTGGCCGCACCGGTCGGCGTCGGCGCGGAGGGGGTCGTCGAGCTCGACCTCGCCCTGGACGGTCCCCACGCGCTCGTGGCGGGCTCGACGGGGTCGGGCAAGTCCGAGCTCCTCCTCAGCTGGTTGACGGCCCTGGCCGTGCGGTGCTCCCCGGCCACGCTCCAGGTCGTGCTCGTGGACTACAAGGGCGGCGCCACCTTCGCGCCCCTCGCCGGGCTGCCGCACACCGCGGGGGTGCTCACCGACCTCGATCCCGCGGGGACCGAGCGCGCCCTGAGCAGCCTGCGCGCGGAGGTGCGGCGGCGCGAGGCCCTGCTCGCCGGCGCCGGTGCGCCCGACATCGCCTCCTACACCGCCGCCGGTCACCGGCTGGCGCGGCTCCTCGTCGTGGTGGACGAGTTCCGCGTGCTGGCCGAGGCGCACCCCGAGGTCCTCTCCGCCCTCGTCCGGCTGGCCGCCCAGGGACGCTCGCTCGGCCTCCACCTCGTCCTGGCCACCCAGCGGCCGGGTGGCGCCGTCGGCCCGGAGATCCGCGCCAACCTCGGCGTCCGGGTGTGCTTGCGGGTCGTGGAGCCGGCGGACTCGGTCGAGGTCGTCGGCACGCCGCGGGCGGCCGGTCTCGACGGCCCCGGGCGCGCGCTGCTGCGCACCGACCGCGTGCGTGAGCTCCAGGTGGCCTGGGCCGGCCCCCCGGGCCAGGGACTCGTCCGCGAGGTGGTCGCCGGGGCGGCACTCGCCTGGGAACGCCGCGGTCCCGCCGCCGCGACGGCCCCACCGTGGGCACCTCCGCTGCCCGCCGTGGTGTCGCTGGACGAGATCGCCCGGCCGGGCGGACCGGCGGGACCGCCGCCAGCAGCACGAGCCGCACCGGTTGCGGCGGCGGCCCCGCCCCGCCCGGTCCGGGCCCCGGTCGCGCTGCCCCTGGCCCGCACCGACCTGCCGGACGAGCAGCGGCTGGGCACCTGGTCGTGGTCCGGCCCCGCGCTGCTGGTGACGGGCGGGCCGGGCACGGGTCGCACCCAGGCCCTGCGCACCGTGGCCGCCTCGGCGAGCGCCGCGGGGGTCCCCGTCCATGTCGTCGCCGCCGACCCGGCGGCGTTCGCCGACGTCCACGACCGGGCCGCCGGCTCGCTCGTCCCCGCCGGCG is a window from the Georgenia muralis genome containing:
- the gatC gene encoding Asp-tRNA(Asn)/Glu-tRNA(Gln) amidotransferase subunit GatC; this translates as MSTISSDEVARVAALARIELTPEEVDRLAGELDVIATAVARVSEVATPEVPATSHPIPLTNVMREDVVVATLDRDAVMAAAPAAQDGMFAVPQILGEDA
- a CDS encoding pilus assembly protein CpaE is translated as MTTTTTTISTDLARRLRAAGVRWRPASGDRFLVDAPELAGEVFTLSEMTIEARRYATGTVLAFNGTTEWALDSVMIERTLWLPREDQLRELLGGTFRSLRREDLYVVTTVVPEGSREVEVEHRAPEAADAYALAVLDLVGRAAG
- a CDS encoding phospholipase D-like domain-containing protein; this encodes MTLTQRLGHALLTRPHLTVRHVWRAARLYVAATAAAQTAAVVTVLAVDRVRKHREPPTGEFPHKEPAEVEVADSRVRTFTYGADLYEDMLASIHGARDTIYFETFIWKSDTVGQTFKDALVAAARRGVTVYVVYDSWGNLVVPPAFKRFPDLPGLHVLRFPLFRPGLVTFNLRKTGRDHRKVLVVDGRVGYVGGYNIGDLYATQWRDTHVRVEGPSAWELENAFVDFWNDHRRKHHPLIPDRGARSWDARIRAAQNSPNRLIFPVRGIYLEAMDRAQHRIYITQGYFIPDREILAGLVAAARRGVDVRVLIPEYSNHILADWAARTYYSRLLEAGVSIWLFQGAMVHAKTMTVDGRWTTVGTTNIDRMSMTGNFEINLELHDDDLAAEMERIFEVDMTNARRLTVEEWEARGRVSRVLERILKPLGPLL
- a CDS encoding GNAT family N-acetyltransferase; this translates as MTRTARLAVDLVRPEEHARVGELCVDAYRAAAILAHDDGGYAATLRDVAHRAAETVVLVAREGSRVLGTVTLAPPGSGYADIAAGDELEVRMLAVDPAAQRRGVAEALLRGAAEWTREQGYPALVLSVLSVAGPGTPHRLYERVGYRRVPARDYIGAWDPAAVMWFYEQRV
- the ligA gene encoding NAD-dependent DNA ligase LigA — translated: MSTVSDQSPDDDEVPAGVPAAAVPAAARAEARQRWQHLAEQVEAAQFAYYVRDAPTLSDAEYDRLLRDLEALEAEHPDLRVPESPTQRVGGTFSTDFATVEHRQQMMSLDDVFSLEELREWAARVHAEAGRSDVVMTCELKVDGLAVSLTYEDGRLVRGATRGDGRTGEDVTLNVRTVVGVPHQLAGGPHPASIEIRGEVYFPVEAFEALNASLVEAGRAPFANPRNSAAGSLRQKDPRVTASRRLAMVAHGIGAVDWGPVGAAAPATQSALYETLRSWGVPVSDRTRVVDSEAGVEEMIAYFGEHRHDVEHEIDGIVVKVDDFALQRRLGATSRAPRWAAAYKYPPEEVNTRLLDIRVHVGRTGRVTPYGVMEPVLVAGSTVAMATLHNANEVRRKGVLIGDTVVLRKAGDVIPEIVAPVVDLRDGSEREFVMPERCPSCGTPLAPAKEGDVDLRCPNARSCPAQLTERVAHIAGRGALDIEALGGEAALALTDPEAGREEAALALAVEAGHGPVPTPDDLAAADARLPGRQQPVLTTEAGLFDLTPDALSDVRVWREIKKAGVGTGRWEQRLFFWTAPTYKRDGTLARPSKPTATTERMVAELDKAKDKPLWRVLVALSIRHVGPTAARAVATEYGSLEAIRAATEDELAAVDGVGPVIAAALKAWFEEDWHLDIVQRWRAAGVRMADERDTTVERTLAGLTVVVTGSLEGFSRDSAKEAIIARGGKAAGSVSKKTDFVVVGENAGTKEDKARALGRPVLDEAGFVSLLQGGPAAVEGVVPQA